The Legionella sp. PATHC032 genome has a window encoding:
- a CDS encoding EAL and GGDEF domain-containing protein, whose product MRKIKKPHSLNHLASGDNFNHLNQLERSLISQLIELSCDENTLHTLSSHGLKLLGKHPLLKDTITAVWHHDGSHINILASNGLAFDGSKELEKFVTVTSDWHFLKIHKTKIKEHSQEKPKQRIDICLDKYQGNLFCISFWFEFIDFNVEILMPFFKDILGVLKLSLAKLMNKKREKLLTTILEKAGDSVEITNEEAVIQYVNPAFEHITLYNAHEAMNKTVASLLRSPVEDVHLFEQINQTLKSGNTWKGQIRSRKKDGSYWIAQTIIVPVMDDELGRITQHIAIKQDITEQVNRFNQLKISEERYRNLMNAVSDGIFIHNLQGAFLEVNEAACLSLNYSREELINSYVWDIEVGFSQENLNQLWEDVQKGPLNIEGMHRRKDGTIFPVDVRLAVFNATGEKLVLAIVRDITLQKRSEATIRKLTRALEQSPVLVIITDKSGTIEYVNAKVIEQTGYRKEELVGGNTRILRSGQTPHETYKTMWEQLANGEEWHGELLNKNKSGEHFWVSAIISPIRNENEEITHYLAVMEDVTQKKSYEEMLKYQATFDNLTNLPNRLYAFNKLERAISKSHINNQKLAVLFLDLDEFKQINDSLGHAVGDSLLKALSERFLSVIRQTDTIARLGGDEFMMILENITQDTDAESIAKKCREVCSQPFVIESQELLVSTSIGIAIYPYHGKDAKTLMRNADTAMYQSKMRGKNNWTVFQNTMVEEANNHIRIKTELYQALTRNELYICYQPIIELKENKVVAAEALLRWQNTTLGQITPDQIIPLAEETGMIIPLGYWILDKVCTQAKEWQFITSSNIKVAVNISTLQLKQKDFINKVQLILKRTKLSADSLIFEITESAFIDDSKFILSQLNKLSDMGIHFSLDDFGVGYSFLQYIKSYPFKSLKIDRVFIQSVNTNHNELSLINSIIAMARNLKLSVIAEGIETAEQLELMRSMNCDMAQGWYFSKPLSGDKFLSGLTKTSNLLVKKWF is encoded by the coding sequence ATGAGGAAGATTAAAAAGCCACATTCATTAAATCATCTTGCTTCAGGAGATAATTTTAACCATCTTAACCAGCTGGAACGAAGCTTAATAAGCCAATTGATTGAATTGAGTTGCGATGAAAATACCCTACATACTTTAAGCTCACACGGGTTAAAATTACTCGGTAAGCATCCCTTATTAAAAGATACAATTACCGCTGTTTGGCATCATGATGGCAGCCATATCAATATTCTGGCTTCTAATGGATTAGCATTTGATGGGTCAAAGGAATTAGAGAAATTTGTAACTGTAACCTCGGATTGGCATTTTTTGAAAATACATAAGACAAAGATCAAGGAGCATTCTCAAGAAAAACCAAAACAGCGTATCGATATTTGCCTTGATAAATATCAAGGTAATTTATTTTGTATTAGTTTCTGGTTTGAATTTATTGATTTTAATGTTGAAATACTAATGCCTTTTTTTAAAGATATTCTGGGTGTATTAAAGCTATCTCTAGCCAAATTGATGAATAAAAAAAGGGAAAAACTACTGACCACTATTTTGGAAAAAGCAGGTGATTCTGTCGAAATAACCAATGAAGAGGCGGTCATTCAATATGTTAATCCTGCTTTTGAGCATATCACTTTATATAATGCTCACGAAGCGATGAACAAAACGGTAGCCTCCTTATTGCGTTCACCGGTTGAAGACGTTCATTTATTTGAACAAATAAACCAGACCCTTAAATCAGGGAATACATGGAAGGGGCAAATACGTTCAAGGAAAAAGGATGGTAGTTATTGGATAGCTCAAACCATCATCGTTCCTGTGATGGATGATGAATTAGGGAGAATTACCCAACATATAGCAATTAAACAAGACATTACTGAACAGGTAAATCGATTCAATCAACTAAAAATCAGCGAAGAAAGATATAGAAATCTGATGAACGCTGTATCGGATGGTATTTTTATTCATAATCTGCAGGGAGCATTTCTGGAAGTTAATGAAGCGGCTTGTTTGTCTTTGAATTATAGTCGGGAAGAGCTAATTAATTCCTATGTTTGGGATATTGAGGTGGGATTTTCGCAGGAAAATTTAAATCAGTTGTGGGAGGATGTGCAAAAGGGGCCCCTTAACATAGAGGGGATGCACCGCAGAAAAGACGGTACAATTTTTCCTGTTGACGTGCGTTTAGCAGTTTTTAATGCGACTGGTGAGAAATTGGTTTTGGCTATAGTAAGAGATATTACACTTCAAAAACGCTCCGAAGCGACTATAAGAAAGTTAACACGGGCTTTAGAGCAAAGTCCCGTTTTAGTCATAATAACTGATAAATCGGGAACTATTGAGTATGTCAATGCAAAAGTGATAGAGCAAACCGGTTATCGTAAGGAAGAATTGGTTGGGGGAAATACAAGAATTTTACGATCAGGCCAAACCCCCCATGAAACTTATAAAACCATGTGGGAACAATTAGCCAATGGGGAAGAGTGGCATGGTGAGTTGCTGAATAAAAACAAATCCGGAGAGCATTTTTGGGTATCAGCAATTATTTCTCCAATTCGCAATGAGAATGAAGAGATCACTCACTATCTGGCTGTTATGGAAGATGTGACTCAGAAGAAAAGCTATGAGGAAATGTTAAAATACCAGGCAACATTTGATAATTTAACCAATCTTCCTAATCGTCTCTACGCGTTTAACAAATTGGAACGAGCCATTTCAAAATCCCACATCAACAATCAAAAATTGGCGGTGCTGTTTTTAGATTTGGATGAATTTAAACAGATTAATGATTCCTTGGGACATGCGGTTGGTGATTCACTATTGAAAGCGTTATCAGAACGTTTCCTATCTGTTATACGGCAAACCGATACTATTGCACGGTTAGGTGGTGATGAATTCATGATGATTTTAGAAAACATCACGCAAGATACCGATGCTGAAAGTATCGCAAAAAAATGTCGAGAAGTTTGTTCTCAACCTTTTGTCATTGAATCACAAGAATTACTGGTGTCTACAAGTATAGGAATTGCAATATATCCTTATCATGGCAAGGATGCCAAAACTTTAATGCGTAATGCAGACACAGCCATGTATCAGAGCAAGATGCGGGGTAAAAATAATTGGACAGTATTTCAAAATACCATGGTTGAGGAGGCAAATAACCATATTCGTATTAAGACGGAGCTATATCAGGCGCTAACACGTAATGAGTTATATATTTGTTACCAACCGATCATTGAGCTTAAAGAAAATAAGGTAGTCGCTGCGGAGGCCTTGTTACGTTGGCAAAACACAACCTTAGGTCAAATCACTCCTGACCAGATTATCCCCTTGGCTGAGGAGACCGGGATGATTATTCCATTAGGCTATTGGATTTTGGATAAGGTGTGTACACAAGCGAAAGAGTGGCAATTTATTACCAGCAGCAATATAAAAGTAGCAGTGAATATCTCTACCTTACAATTAAAACAAAAGGATTTTATTAATAAGGTACAACTAATTTTGAAAAGGACGAAATTATCTGCAGATTCTCTAATTTTTGAAATTACAGAATCTGCATTTATTGATGATTCAAAATTCATTTTATCTCAATTAAACAAATTAAGTGATATGGGTATTCATTTTTCTTTGGATGATTTTGGGGTAGGATATTCTTTCCTGCAGTATATTAAATCCTATCCATTCAAAAGTTTAAAAATTGATCGTGTTTTTATTCAAAGTGTAAATACAAATCATAATGAGTTAAGTTTGATTAATAGTATTATAGCCATGGCACGCAATCTGAAACTGTCGGTTATTGCTGAAGGAATAGAAACGGCAGAACAACTGGAATTAATGCGCTCAATGAACTGCGATATGGCACAGGGATGGTATTTTTCCAAACCATTAAGTGGGGATAAGTTTTTGTCGGGACTTACGAAAACCTCTAACCTACTCGTTAAAAAATGGTTTTAA
- a CDS encoding DUF2490 domain-containing protein, whose translation MNYQHSFSLKKKFLSAFSILFIVQMSTFAPVRASTRDTQLWTLMNAVGPINKQHRKIRYWLEIQERIGENISQLSQQLLRPGLGYELWPTTSIWLGYDRVYTAQPFANPPVNENRIWQQLLWSKEYTRFRLTARSRLEERFIQRAIHTAWRYRQLLKTSIFIPKHPKYAAVITDEVFFHLNDFNLQPNQGFDQNRLFLGLGYRTSKNSTIEIGYLNQMIKRVNSPDYRGDYLSMALLLTE comes from the coding sequence ATGAACTACCAGCATTCCTTTAGTTTAAAGAAAAAATTTCTGTCCGCTTTTTCTATTTTGTTTATTGTACAAATGTCCACTTTTGCTCCTGTCAGAGCATCAACAAGAGATACTCAATTATGGACTCTTATGAACGCGGTAGGGCCAATCAACAAACAGCATCGCAAAATACGTTATTGGCTCGAAATACAAGAAAGGATTGGTGAAAATATTTCACAACTCTCTCAACAGCTATTACGCCCAGGCTTGGGATACGAACTCTGGCCTACTACATCCATCTGGCTCGGATATGATAGAGTCTATACAGCGCAACCATTTGCCAACCCTCCTGTAAATGAAAATCGAATTTGGCAACAGTTATTGTGGAGCAAGGAGTATACTCGCTTCAGGCTTACGGCCCGTTCGCGTTTGGAAGAACGCTTCATCCAAAGAGCTATTCATACCGCCTGGCGTTATAGACAATTACTTAAAACCAGTATTTTTATCCCCAAACATCCTAAATACGCAGCAGTGATTACTGATGAAGTTTTTTTTCACCTGAATGATTTTAATCTTCAACCTAATCAAGGCTTTGATCAAAACCGTTTATTTCTTGGCTTAGGTTATAGAACCAGTAAAAACAGCACGATAGAAATTGGGTATCTCAATCAAATGATTAAGCGAGTAAATAGCCCTGACTATCGTGGAGACTATTTATCTATGGCTCTATTATTAACAGAATAA
- the lapB gene encoding aminopeptidase LapB: MIFKSRLACVILLCFSSVTGWCLPQSYGEDRIIVSNCLYEQLKDKVKLITQSDRFSFIAISIDDNIANTLQKMRPVCGHYLNAEPYIKNSYNSFLDSQKLLDKLTRYHPISPANSYPINHDAQVLGLFEQIDPAKIWQTNQHLTSYINRSAKSRTGVDAAQWFKQQFDTLAQDYGRKDVDSYFVKTGNKFVQPSVVTVIGKDKPGEAIVLGAHIDTLDGNMPGADDDSSGISVELEVARVLFLSNFELNRPVYFIAYAAEERGLIGSGYVVQDFLQKKIPVKAVMQLDQAGYRANAKDQTIWLLKDYVDKGLTEFTAQLLTHYIKIPVGYTKCGYACSDHVNWTNEGFKTTYPSATTLDDDNPYVHTSDDTLDILNLEHMVNFTKLGLAFITELGLN; the protein is encoded by the coding sequence ATGATATTTAAATCAAGGCTAGCTTGCGTTATTTTATTGTGCTTTTCAAGTGTTACCGGGTGGTGTCTGCCTCAGTCTTATGGGGAGGATAGAATCATTGTGTCAAACTGCCTTTATGAGCAACTAAAAGACAAAGTCAAGTTAATTACGCAATCTGATCGCTTTAGCTTCATTGCCATTTCCATTGATGACAATATTGCCAATACTCTACAAAAAATGAGACCGGTATGCGGACATTACCTTAATGCTGAGCCCTATATCAAAAATAGCTACAATAGTTTCCTTGATTCGCAAAAATTATTAGATAAACTGACCCGCTACCACCCCATCTCGCCCGCAAACTCATACCCTATTAATCATGACGCACAAGTCCTTGGATTGTTCGAACAAATTGACCCAGCCAAAATATGGCAGACCAATCAACATTTAACCAGTTATATCAACCGATCTGCCAAATCCAGAACAGGAGTTGACGCTGCACAATGGTTTAAGCAACAATTTGATACCTTAGCCCAAGATTATGGAAGAAAGGACGTAGATAGCTACTTTGTCAAAACAGGCAACAAATTCGTACAGCCCTCAGTTGTCACTGTGATTGGAAAAGATAAACCAGGTGAGGCAATTGTTTTAGGAGCACATATTGACACACTGGACGGCAATATGCCTGGTGCCGATGATGACTCTAGCGGAATATCGGTTGAACTTGAAGTGGCAAGAGTTCTCTTTTTATCGAACTTTGAGCTCAATAGACCAGTTTATTTTATAGCCTATGCTGCTGAAGAAAGAGGACTTATTGGTTCAGGATATGTAGTACAAGATTTTTTACAGAAAAAAATTCCAGTGAAAGCAGTAATGCAATTAGACCAGGCAGGGTATAGAGCTAACGCCAAAGATCAAACGATTTGGCTGTTAAAGGATTATGTAGATAAGGGTTTAACTGAATTTACAGCACAATTATTAACTCACTATATAAAAATTCCTGTTGGCTACACTAAATGTGGTTATGCCTGCAGTGATCATGTGAACTGGACCAATGAAGGTTTTAAAACCACTTATCCATCTGCTACTACTTTAGACGATGATAATCCCTATGTTCATACCTCCGATGATACTTTGGATATTCTGAATCTGGAACATATGGTTAATTTTACTAAATTAGGCCTGGCCTTTATAACAGAGCTTGGTTTAAATTAG